Proteins from a genomic interval of Medicago truncatula cultivar Jemalong A17 chromosome 3, MtrunA17r5.0-ANR, whole genome shotgun sequence:
- the LOC11436584 gene encoding histidine kinase 5, which produces MEKECVEDIMEIEVLPSMWPEDIGADVGKQFNIEKPGNDQDVLEEVSIIDEVTTIADFKRLIELTNFTEKGSSQLAYLMKHWEYKQASVARLLREELDNLNKQRQDVELRKLEILEEHRFEDERYGGDKRPVSILDDIYDIWQQDVPCRKSNVVVQNKRVEIDAEYDTVVYWKQRAMHLEKLLEASIQREETLEQKLKESIKNIERQSSPVEELSQILKRADNFLHFILQNAPVVIGHQDKELRYRFIYNHFPSLHEEDIIGKTDVEIFTGSGVKENQDFKREVLEKGLPAKREITFETELFGSKTFLIYVEPVFSKAGETIGINYMGMDVTDQVRKRERMAKIREEIAVQKAKETELNKTIHITEETMRAKQVLATMSHEIRSPLSGVVSMAEILSTTKLDKEQRQLLDVMLSSGDLVLQLINDILDLSKVESGVMKLEATKFRPREVVKHVLQTAAASLQKILTIEGHVADDVPIEVIGDVLRIRQILTNLTSNAIKFTNEGKVGINLYVVQEPSFTKSGSVQKISSGYSTISVNVVKEERYGVNDECISLVKSECSMNGDTEDQHHSNETTVWIGCDVYDTGIGIPENAIHSLFKRYMQVSVDHARKYGGTGLGLAICKQLVELMGGRLTVSSKEQNGSTFTFILPYKVSIACDSSDYSDEFSDMEHNDATSDDTTTEGFFQFQPPNLGHIVSSGGANRTHNKLLSHKFCGFSESSFSFPSTSNDNISKGTCSVDDSSSLVDDSDMSESASSSSHKHHLYNAHAWFQNGIADSSQHMVVNSTTQCASSNSKSEVTKSISKPKILLVEDNKINIMVTQSMMKQLGHNIDVVNNGAEAVRAVQRCTYDLVLMDVCMPIMDGLQATKLIRSFEETGNWDAAKNAGIEQSLPNRDYEYSAPSKKRVPIVAMTANALSESAEECFANGMDSFVSKPASLRKLKECIEQYLR; this is translated from the exons ATGGAAAAAGAGTGTGTTGAGGATATTATGGAAATTGAAGTCCTTCCTTCAATGTGGCCAGAAGATATTGGAGCTGATGTTGGAAAGCAGTTCAATATAGAAAAGCCAGGAAATGATCAAGATGTGTTAGAAGAAGTATCAATCATAGATGAAGTTACAACTATAGCTGATTTCAAGCGTCTCATTGAGCTCACGAATTTCACAGAAAAAGGTTCTTCTCAATTAGCCTATCTTATGAAACATTGGGAGTATAAGCAGGCGAGCGTGGCGCGTCTTCTAAGAGAAGAACTCGACAACCTAAACAAACAAAGACAGGATGTTGAGCTAAGGAAGTTGGAGATATTGGAAGAGCATAGATTTGAGGACGAAAGATATGGAGGAGATAAACGACCGGTTTCTATATTGGATGATATTTATGATATATGGCAACAAGACGTGCCTTGCAGAAAAAGTAATGTTGTTGTACAAAATAAGAGAGTTGAAATTGATGCCGAGTATGATACTGTTGTGTACTGGAAACAGCGAGCGATGCACTTGGAAAAGTTGTTGGAGGCAAGTATTCAAAGAGAAGAGACACTTGAACAAAAGTTAAAAGAAAGTATCAAGAACATTGAAAGACAATCATCACCTGTTGAAGAACTCTCTCAAATTCTGAAGAGAGCAGAtaatttcttgcattttatacTCCAAAATGCTCCTGTTGTTATTGGCCATCAGGACAAAGAGTTGCGGTATCGCTTTATCTACAACCACTTTCCAAGTTTGCATGAGGAG GACATAATAGGAAAAACTGATGTCGAAATATTCACTGGATCTGGTGTTAAGGAGAACCAAGATTTTAAGAGGGaagttttggaaaaaggatTGCCTGCAAAAAGGGAAATCACTTTTGAGACAGAACTATTTGGATCAAAGACATTCTTGATTTATGTAGAACCTGTATTCAGCAAGGCAGGTGAAACAATTGGAATCAATTACATGGGAATGGATGTAACCGATCAG GTTAGAAAAAGAGAAAGGATGGCGAAGATTCGCGAAGAGATTGCTGTTCAGAAAGCAAAGGAAACAGAACTGAATAAAACCATTCACATTACAG AGGAAACTATGAGAGCAAAGCAAGTGCTGGCAACAATGTCACATGAGATAAGATCTCCACTTTCTGGTGTTGTTAGCATGGCTGAAATTCTTTCCACCACAAAACTTGATAAGGAGCAAAGACAGCTTTTGGATGTCATGTTGTCATCTGGAGATTTGGTTCTTCAACTCATAAATGACATACTTGATCTTTCCAAGGTTGAATCAG GAGTTATGAAGTTGGAAGCTACCAAATTTCGACCTAGAGAGGTAGTAAAGCATGTGCTTCAGACAGCCGCAGCATCATTGCAGAAAATATTAACCATAGAAGGACATGTAGCAGATGATGTACCTATAGAG GTCATTGGTGATGTTTTAAGGATTCGGCAAATTCTCACAAATTTAACCAG CAATGCCATCAAATTTACAAATGAAGGCAAAGTAGGGATAAACCTTTATGTTGTGCAAGAGCCAAGTTTTACAAAATCTGGAAGCGTACAAAAGATTAGTTCAGGCTATTCAACCATTTCTGTGAATGTAGTGAAAGAAGAAAGATATGGAGTTAATGATGAGTGTATATCTCTGGTTAAGAGTGAATGCTCGATGAACGGAGACACAGAGGATCAACATCACTCAAATGAAACAACAGTGTGGATAGGTTGTGATGTATATGATACAGGCATTGGAATACCAG AAAATGCAATACATAGTTTATTCAAAAGGTACATGCAAGTCAGTGTAGATCACGCTCGAAAGTATGGTGGGACAGGGCTAGGACTAGCAATATGCAAACAACTG GTTGAGTTGATGGGAGGTCGTTTAACAGTGTCTAGCAAAGAACAAAATGGTTCTACCTTCACATTCATACTTCCATACAAGGTCTCGATCGCTTGCGATAGTTCTGATTACTCAGATGAATTCTCAGACATGGAGCATAATGATGCAACTTCTGATGATACAACAACAGAAGGTTTCTTCCAATTCCAACCTCCCAATTTAGGCCATATAGTCTCTTCCGGTGGAGCAAACAGAACTCACAACAAGTTATTGTCGCACAAATTTTGTGGATTTTCTGAGAGTTCATTCTCATTTCCCTCTACTTCCAATGACAACATATCAAAAGGAACATGTTCAGTTGATGATTCATCTTCATTGGTTGATGATTCAGATATGTCTGAATCTGCTAGTTCATCTAGCCACAAACATCATCTATATAATGCTCATGCATGGTTCCAGAATGGTATTGCAGATTCTTCTCAGCACATGGTGGTAAACTCAACTACTCAATGTGCTTCTAGCAATAGTAAATCAGAAGTAACCAAATCCATATCAAAGCCTAAGATCCTTCTTGTTGAAGATAACAAGATTAACATCATGGTGACACAATCCATGATGAAACAGTTGGGTCATAACATAGATGTTGTCAATAATGGAGCAGAGGCGGTGCGTGCGGTTCAGCGCTGTACATATGACCTGGTTCTGATG GATGTGTGCATGCCAATTATGGATGGTCTTCAAGCAACAAAACTAATTCGGTCTTTCGAGGAAACAGGCAATTGGGATGCTGCAAAAAATGCCGGAATCGAGCAAAGTCTACCCAATCGAGATTATGAATATTCCGCTCCATCTAAAAAGCGAGTTCCCATTGTTGCG ATGACAGCAAATGCTTTGTCAGAGAGTGCTGAAGAATGTTTTGCTAATGGTATGGACTCATTTGTGTCAAAACCTGCGAGTTTACGAAAATTGAAAGAGTGTATTGAACAATACTTAAGGTGA
- the LOC25490018 gene encoding glutamate receptor 2.7: protein MKKDNLILKFMVTCWCLVNLLGGILAQSKNESNIVVKVGAVIDISSNETVGKIGLSCINMSLSDFYLSHSHYKTRIQLIVRDSHRDVVAAAAHALDLIKNEEVHAIMGPITTMEANFVIQLGDKAHVPIVTFSATSPSLASLQSSYFFQISQNDSTQVKAITSIIQAFGWKQVVPIYVDNSFGEGLIPYLTSVLQQAYIQVPYLSAISLSANDDAITQELYKIMTTIPARVFIVHMSPSLGSKLFTLAKKIGMMNQGYVWIVTDGMANLFNSLSFNVRESMEGVLGLRTYIPRTKKLDDFRVRWKSKFINDNPKLVDTNLNIFGIWAYDATIALAMAIEKVGIGNTKFDYNESKTSSNYYMPNFEKFGISQNGEKLSEALSNTRFNGLSGDFNLLGGKLQASIYEIINVIGDGEKRVGFWTPDKGLSRNLDTEGLIGNNNIMYSCSKNVLGSIIWPGDMYSIPKGSEIPTIGKKLRIGVPVKNGFNYTEFLKVTYDPSTNSTQATGFSIDIFKAVLDVLPYALPYEFVQFAKPDGEMAGTYNELINQLHDGKFDAVVGDITITADRSNCVDFTMPYTESGVTMVVSMKDSRKKNAWAFLKPLTWDLWVTSACSFVFIGFVVWVLEHRINNDFRGPLSHQIGTSLWFSFSTMVYAHREKVVSNLARFVVVVWVFVVLILVQSYTASLTSLLTVEQLRPAITDVNQLLKNKMNVGYLKGSFVEGILKDLGFEDSYLITYQSAEECNELFIKGSVNGGIDAAFDEVPYIKHFLGTYSCSKYVMVEPRFKTGGFGYAFPKGSPLVADISRAILNVTQGDRMKTIENAWLKKTSCLDSNTEISSNNSLGLESFWGLFLIAGIASLLALLIFVITFLYQHKHIWLPNSPSNSIWRRIRVLVMIFDQRDLNSHTFKKSGNKHESSNSPHHDDFGAVEASPGTHCPPSPSSQTESNVSLNGDFSPNTELDVVQITNQEVSPVNNCEIDL from the exons ATGAAGAAGGATAATCTAATTCTGAAATTCATGGTTACTTGTTGGTGTCTAGTTAATCTTTTGGGTGGAATATTGGCACAAAGTAAGAATGAAAGTAATATTGTAGTGAAAGTGGGAGCTGTAATTGATATTAGCAGTAATGAAACGGTTGGGAAGATAGGATTGAGCTGCATAAACATGTCACTCTCAGATTTCTATCTCTCTCATTCTCATTACAAAACCAGAATTCAACTCATCGTAAGGGATTCTCATAGGGACGTCGTCGCTGCAGCTGCACACG CTTTggatctcataaaaaatgaggAAGTGCATGCCATCATGGGACCAATAACAACAATGGAAGCAAATTTTGTGATTCAACTAGGAGACAAAGCTCACGTGCCCATTGTAACATTTTCAGCAACAAGCCCTTCACTTGCATCACTTCAAAGTTCATACTTCTTTCAAATATCACAAAATGATTCAACTCAAGTTAAAGCAATCACCTCAATTATCCAAGCTTTTGGATGGAAACAAGTGGTTCCCATTTATGTAGACAATAGTTTTGGTGAAGGACTTATTCCTTATTTAACTAGTGTTCTACAACAAGCCTATATACAAGTTCCCTATCTAAGTGCAATTTCTCTTTCAGCCAATGATGATGCTATCACTCAAGAACTTTATAAAATAATGACTACTATACCCGCTAGAGTATTTATTGTGCACATGTCACCAAGTCTTGGCTCTAAACTTTTTACCTTAGCAAAAAAAATTGGGATGATGAATCAAGGCTATGTTTGGATAGTAACCGATGGTATGGCTAATTTGTTTAATTCATTGAGTTTTAATGTGAGGGAATCAATGGAAGGAGTGTTGGGTCTTAGGACTTATATTCCTAGAACAAAAAaactagatgattttagagttAGATGGAAAAGTAAATTCATAAATGACAATCCAAAACTTGTTGACACAAATTTGAACATTTTTGGAATATGGGCTTATGATGCTACAATTGCATTAGCAATGGCTATTGAGAAAGTTGGAATTGGAAACACCAAATTTGATTACAATGAGAGTAAAACATCAAGCAATTATTACATGCctaattttgaaaagtttggTATTTCACAAAATGGTGAAAAATTGAGTGAAGCTTTGTCAAACACTAGATTTAATGGTCTTAGTGGTGATTTCAATCTTCTTGGTGGGAAGTTACAAGcatcaatatatgaaataattaatgtgattggtgatggtGAAAAGAGAGTTGGATTTTGGACACCAGATAAAGGGTTGTCTAGAAATTTGGATACAGAAGGCCTAATAGGCAATAATAACATTATGTATTCTTGTTCGAAAAATGTTCTTGGGTCAATCATATGGCCAGGGGATATGTACTCTATTCCAAAGGGATCGGAAATTCCTACCATTGGTAAGAAGTTGAGGATAGGAGTTCCAGTTAAAAATGGATTTAACTACACTGAATTCTTGAAAGTAACATATGATCCTAGTACCAATTCAACACAAGCCACTGGCTTCAGCATTGATATCTTCAAAGCTGTGCTAGATGTTTTGCCTTATGCCTTACCATATGAATTTGTTCAATTTGCAAAGCCTGATGGTGAGATGGCAGGAACCTACAATGAGTTGATCAATCAACTTCACGACGGG AAATTTGATGCGGTAGTGGGGGATATAACAATCACTGCAGATAGGTCAAACTGTGTTGATTTCACAATGCCATACACAGAATCTGGTGTGACAATGGTTGTTTCAATGAAAGACAGCAGAAAGAAAAATGCATGGGCCTTTTTGAAGCCACTCACATGGGATCTTTGGGTGACATCAGCTTGTTCATTTGTGTTCATTGGATTTGTTGTTTGGGTCCTTGAACATAGAATAAACAATGATTTCAGGGGACCACTCTCTCATCAGATTGGCACAAGCTTATGGTTTTCCTTCTCAACTATGGTCTATGCTCATA GAGAGAAAGTAGTGAGTAACTTGGCAAGATTTGTGGTGGTTGTATGGGTTTTTGTGGTTCTAATTCTGGTTCAAAGTTACACTGCAAGCTTGACTTCTCTCTTAACAGTTGAACAACTAAGGCCAGCTATTACAGACGTTAACCAACTTCTAAAGAATAAGATGAATGTTGGCTATCTCAAAGGTTCTTTTGTTGAAGGAATCTTGAAGGACTTGGGTTTCGAAGATTCTTATCTCATTACTTATCAATCTGCTGAAGAATGTAATGAGCTTTTTATAAAAGGAAGTGTAAATGGTGGCATTGATGCTGCTTTTGACGAAGTTCCCTATATTAAGCACTTTCTTGGAACTTATAGTTGTTCAAAGTATGTCATGGTTGAACCAAGATTTAAAACTGGTGGCTTTGGCTAT GCTTTTCCAAAAGGCTCACCTCTTGTGGCTGACATTTCAAGGGCAATCTTAAATGTAACTCAAGGAGACAGAATGAAAACAATTGAGAATGCATGGTTAAAGAAAACTAGTTGTCTAGATTCTAACACAGAAATTTCCTCAAATAACAGTCTTGGACTTGAAAGCTTTTGGGGTCTGTTTCTCATTGCAGGGATTGCTTCCCTATTAGCACTCCTAATCTTTGTTATCACATTCCTATATCAACACAAACACATTTGGCTACCCAATAGTCCAAGTAATTCAATATGGAGACGAATTCGCGTCTTGGTAATGATATTTGATCAAAGAGACTTAAACTCTCACACATTCAAGAAGAGTGGAAATAAACATGAAAGCAGTAATAGTCCTCATCATGATGATTTCGGTGCAGTTGAGGCCTCTCCAGGTACACATTGTCCGCCTAGTCCATCTAGTCAAACTGAATCAAACGTTTCCTTGAATGGCGATTTTAGTCCAAACACGGAATTGGATGTTGTACAAATTACTAATCAGGAAGTTTCCCCTGTGAACAACTGTGAAATTGACCTCTAA